tattctccaaaaaaggttggatgaacaaatccggatcaattctgatcttgctgcagaaattgcaaaacttaaggatttgatatcttttAAAACTCCTTTGATAGATCTGAGTAACTCAAGTTGATCTTCTCTGAAGAACAGTTGTAAGTCAGATAATAAATAACAATCacatgttgtgaaaactgatatgactcaaaACTGCTCCGAAAAACTTGAaggtgttggcccatgtttgttttgtgattccttcGATTACTTTCAACATATTTGTATATGAAAGTtccaagtaatcttcataagaaactAAACAACTAACTGCTTCTCTAAAATgacgtacaaaactatcaggaaaccctaaacagaaaagtactgatagtatgggagattttgctttaaaatcaacatcaccctttcagtgGTTTATTGACAGTGGATGTGGTAGACACATGTGATCTCACATGGTTAATTTCTTCTGAATACTATGAAGGTGGACCAGTAatatttggagatgggagttgttgctacataagcaaaaaggggacgatcaaactacctggcttacctgaaatccatgatgtagtatacgtaaaaggtatgactgcaaatcttctttctattaggcaaatttgtgacaaaggccatcgagttgtcttcaatgcaaatggatatgACATTGTAGAAAAAACTAGGAAAGTAAGTttccaaggaactcgtggtaaaaacaactgttatcttctcgatactcagttcagtaaccgttgtaatttgactaaggtggaatctacacatctttggcatgagcgttttggtcacatcaactatcgccttgtaactaagatcattaacaaagaacttattAGAGGCTTTcctaaaatcaatgcaaagattgaaagtgtatgtggtgcctctcaaaagggtaagcaaacgaaagttcaccataattcatctcgagatattcttaCTAAAgcaccacttgatttaattcatatggatatcTTCAGACcaaattcaacaacccacggttgctggtaagaagtatgttttagttatggtagatgactacaccagGTTCACTTCGGTTggatttctatctcataagaatgaaacccttgatgaattcaagattattgttaaaagaatccagaacgaacaaggtcgcaaactaaagaaaattagaagcgaccgtggaattGAATTCAAGGAAaccaaggtgtttgaattttgtgacaaactggggattattcaacaatactcaccacccattactcctatagataatggagttgcagaaacaaaaaataggaacattcaggaaatggcaagggtaatgctccataataaAAACCTATCATTAAGGTTTGGGGAAGACtctttgatcaaccgtgtttacttacggtctaaaaccctcaacactccttatgagttgtggtacagaAGAAAAAccaacttacactatctaagAGTGTTCGggagtaagtgctacattctaaaagatcgagaacagagagggaaatttgataccaaaagtgatgaaggtatctttcttggccaTGCTTCTGGTAGCCGTGGTTTTAGAGTATTAATttcagaacccaggtcatgaaggaatctgctaatgttatcatcgatgatattagtaattttcgtcatgataatcctcctgttgAATTCCCTACAACAGAGACAAtagagaaagtcaaagaaatcccaaaTTCAGTTGAAGTTATACCAACTATTACTGAttctgatatttctagtgacgaggagaagagcactgatcatgCTACTCCTGATGAACAAGAGCGCGTCCCTCCATGatacctctgggttcaaaggaatcatgattccaatagtattattggaggaagagattctacagttaagacaagaggacaacttcaaaatatttgtaattttggttgttatctttcacaagtagaaccaagaaatattgatgaagctctgagtgATCCCTTttaggtgaatgcaatgcatgaagagttaaatcaattccaaagacaacaagtatgggaacttgtaccttgtccttttaatatcaatattgtttgtacgaaatggatattcaagaataagtctgatgaatttggcacaattgtcagaaataaagccagacttgtcgctcaaggatattcacatattgaagGTATTGAATTTGACGAAAcccttgctcctgtggcacgccttgagtccgtTGTACTCTTATTAgcccatgcttgttttcttaaggttaatatgtttcaaatggatattaaaACCGCATTCCTAAAATggattttaaaggaggaagtctatgtcgctcaacctaagtgatttgaaaatcctgatttctcAGATCACgtccttaagctcaaaaaggcactgtatgggttaaaacaagcacctagaactttgtttgaaaaacttaccacttctcttattagaaaaggtttttcaagaggtggggCTGATGAAACTTTATTTACCAAATGGAATGGGAAAGATGTTTTCGTTTCTcacatctatgtagatgatatcatctatggttcaacttctgagaaattcgcaaaggacttccaagtctctcttgctaaagaatttgaaatgagcaatgttggtgaattaaaattcttcttagaattacaaattcaacaacataaggatggaatttacttatctcaagaaaagtatgcaagggatcttgtgTCAAAATTCGttctggataagtcaactccaaaactgacgcctatgcccactactggtaaactacatagagatgaaaaaggagtaaaagtggatcgaaaattgtatcgatctattattggtagcattttatatcttacagctactagacctgatatttcttttagtgttggttgttgtgctagatttcatgataatccaaaggaatctcatcttgcagctgcaaaaaggatcatatgatatgtcaatcacactgtcaGGTATGGTTTatcctacacttttgatactaacactgacctttctgcttattcagatgctgattggaaggatgtgtagaagacataaaaagtacatcagggggtttctactatgtagggtcGAAttttgtggcttggcatagcaagaagcaaaattcaCAATCtttgtctacatgtgaagcataaTATATTGTTGTTGGTTCATGTtacactcaacttctatggatgaaacaaatgctagctgattatggaattgatactggaataatgaaaatcttttgtgataactcaagtgcgattcgaaTTATCGAAAATCCGGTTGAGCACtgaagaactaagcacattgatataagttaccattttattcgagatttctatgaaaatggtatcataagtatggaatttgtgccttccaaacaacaattggctgatattctcaccaaaccattagacactgctacgtttcaacacttacgacagtccatttgtgttgttttggttcattaattgtttctCTAATTCTTGCCCcatgtgcttatctcgatcttttgggcaactgagtttgaaactccagtaagtgtttacttcaattctgtatTTGTTTCCGTAAAATTAATTTTTCTGTCTGAATTCCTTGTATGTTGTGTCCAaagaaaatccttattttctttcgaaattaaggtcactcttgttgttctttcgggaatgacattttatgtgggagagttcttttgaacttgtgcttaattgccatatctttgtgcgGAGTgcagatgtggaatattataggggttatcttgtatctttaaactccttgatgaatgcatttagcttaggctttatgattacatctaaagaacaagttgatatatattttcttttggtcatgaaatgtctcttttggaaatttcattaggatctcgttcttgtacctttgccaattttattgacaaaaagggggagaattaatagtagttcacactacaaatacatatggttctcggatcaatatgtaagggggagtgttttccatgtgagatggagtattgactaagggagagtgatacatatcaccatagtattgttgtaaaagttgtgatacaattgaactttgatgttgtgcaatgatactatgacactgtataacaatgatcgagaattctgttttctcattgttatagctacggatttttaacaacgatgatgctaaacttacaacctttgggatcattggactacttggaagtgacgaagatttcaagtaatgttgaagattagacatgtggaataggagtttcaaaaatgtatttatcttttttgtattacatatgtgttaatagttttgtcattaaaattgaaaaagggggagactgttagagcattgctcggtcgagctcgcatgcgttgctatctcaagcatgtttgtcaatgttagtgatcaaaactataagtcttgatttctagtctactatagctaagtctcggactaggatggaaagtgtagttaagctcaaaaactccatggcggatcatcatacaagacgaagaactactcaaggaaccagtggaacttcatcgacaaaaaggtatgtggagacttgaacttatcaatcactcaaaagtctatctcctctatctcctatctttttTATATAGTgatcctattttggcattattcagtatgcctcaaaaaaaaaactcagtatgcctcaaaacaagtTTCCAAGGAATCAAACGATATTATTCATGACATAAAAATAGAATGTCTGATCTACAACAACACCACGTTAATGAAGACTACGACATaatcatttttcatatcaaacttGACTCTATAATGTACATAACATATCAATCCAGCCTAATAGACTTGTGATCAAGTGATAGTAAATTCAATACTCTTTAAACATGATGCTGCTTACTAACAATAAGCTAATTGATAAATAGTTCAATTAATAGGAATGCAAGGCGCATACTTGGTGTCTTCAGACACCATCAGAAAGTTCCCAAGTAGTTGCTCAATCTCCATAAGCATAGATCCCAAAAATCGTCCCAAGAGTAGCCTAATTAGATCAGAAGCTAGCTGATCACTTACAGTTTTTTTCCTTGCAGATAACATGTATAAAGTTCACATTTCTTGCAGCTTAATTGGTTTACTTTCTCTCATGGTTAGTTAATTGGGTTGAGTCGATGGAATTCAAATATGACTCAACTGTTTGAGTTATTGTTCAACAAATCAGAGCGGCGCAGCGGAATTGTTGTGGGCCTATAACCCACAGGTCCCGGGTCGAAACCTGGCTCTGATATATGAGAAAGGCTTccgtcattttttttctttctttttctctttattttttgGCCAAGTTATACAGATGAGCATTTATTTCAAAGTTATTTCAATATTCAATGCGCAATTCAGCCATCAAAGAGCTTTAATATCCATTCTGCACAAAGTCAGGCATTTCTTCGCTATTCTGAATGAATTAATAAGCTGACCTCCAAACAattttttgttatatttttctGTAACAGTGACAGTAAATAGTCCAAGCATAATTTAACACTTAATTTACTATCcacgaaaacaaaaaacaacaaacttAGTTACAATTATTATTATATCTTGATTCAAATATAGCCTCATCATCAATGTCCATCTGTTGTTCGTCTTGGATCCCCGATCATCTAATGAGCATTCAGAGTTTTTGTACCAGATACAGAAGTTAACAATGTATTAGCTACTTGAACCCTAAGTTATTCTAATACGCCGATAACATCATGCAGTTTATTCTATTGTATACCTATGGGCTATGAACAACTTTAAGATACTAAACAGGGATGTACGTACTTCTTCTCATTGTGCATGATACCTTAACGCCCCTCAGTTTCTAAGGCCAGTATGCCTCTGCTTGTATCACCAACTGTTGATATGCTATCTGTGTAGGATATTAATTTTGCTGATTCTGAAAGGAGCATGCGTTCTTCTTTGCTTATATTAATTAAATCCTCATCCTCCAAGACATCAGGGCAACTAGAAGAAGACATCATGATCAATCCGTGTAACGCCATTGCTACTTCTTTCATCGTAGGTCTCTTTTCTCCCTTCACTCTTAAGCATTTTTGTGCTAGTTCAGCCATTTGTTGGATCTGCTGGTGGCCATGCACGCTACTAACTCGTTCATTATCATTCAGTACCAAACTAGAATCTAGAATTGTAAACAACCTGTTGGTTTTCATGGTAGAAAGGAAATAACTACCCAGATTTCTATCTTCTTCAGGTCTGGCAAAAGAAATTACTGCTTTACCTGTCAGCAATTCCACAAGAAGAACACCGAAGCTGTAAACATCACTTTTCTCTGTTAGTTGGTTTGATTGCATGTATTCTGGATCTAAGTATCCCATAGTACCTTGAACTACTGTAGTTAACTGAGCCTGATCGGTAGGATTCAACCTCGAACCACCGAAATCTGAAACTTTTGCCTTGTATTCACCGTCCAGAAGAACATTACTTGACTTGACATCTCTGTGGATTATGGGTATGGAAGCTTCGGCGTGCAAGTAGGCTAATGATCCTGCAACTTCGGAGGCTATTCGTAAACGATCTTCCCATGAAAGAGCAGCAGAACCCGTTCCGTGCAAATGCTGGTGAAGGGTTCCATTAGCAATAAATTCATAAACTAGTAAAGGAACTTCGCTCTCCAGACAACAACCCAACAGCTGAACCACATTTTTGTGATTTATCTGTGAAAGGACAGCAATTTCATTTATGAATTGCTCATTTTGGCTCCTATCCATTACTTTGGTTTTCTTAATCGCCACCACATCTCCGTCAGGTAAGGTTCCTTTATAAACCGTGCCAAAACCTCCTTGGCCAAGAATTTGACTTTCATGATAGTTGTTTGTTGCCTTTCTCAGCTCCTTCTCTGTGTATATTTTTGCAATTGATCGATGCTTCTTTTCTCCTTTTCCATTTCTACTGCTCTCGATATCGTCTTCCCGTTCATCAAGGAGTCGACTTAAAATCAACCCACCATTTTGCTTAAAGAACTCCTCTTTCACTTTCATGTGCTTTCTTTTCCTATACCCCCAATACAACCAAAAGCTAGCGACAAGTAGAAGACATAAGCCCAGGAAGGCCCCTGCATGCGATAAAACATttaaggaaactaaagaaaaatcaCTTGCCTGCAATCTTGTTAATCAATGGTGTTTTTACTTTCTATTACGGCTATATATTTTGGTATGGAGTTGCGAGTAGTTTGCTAGGTCCATTCCGATAAAGTCAAAGAGAGGAAGACTGCCAGTCTGACCCCTTATCTCATTAACATACACACTAGGGACCCTATCATATGTGACCATCATGCACCATGTCTTTTATTCCCTCCTTCCTAAATTATTAATCCGCTTTGACAAAGTCAAGAAATTAAGAAGACCGGATGACTGTACAAAACTACTCATATTAAATAttatattattactaaaattaaaaagGAGTATACGGAGAATGTATGAAAAATACATtggtaattataatatttatagaaatatttaaatagaagaaaaaaataaaattttttgtGGATTGATTTAGTAGATTTGTTTCCTATTGAGGAATATATCATTTCCTCCCTCCGCCCTAAATTaagagtccgctttgactttgtcaagatattaaggaaattCTATAAAATGTCATGACTAGCCCTTGACTACCCTATTTAATATTAGTTTATTACCAAAATTAGTGTTAAAAATTCTAAGAATAAATAGAAGTATTAGGAATTTTATAACTACCCATAAATGCTTTTATTTAAAAAAGGAATgaaaattaatataaaaaaatattgaatGGATTTTCTTCTTATATATGGTGATGATATTTATgattttgaattaagtttatattaaaatgattttataattataaaaaaaagggtatatttgatagtttaaggaaaaagtatgtctataaacagagcggacagataaaaatggacagatcaaAGTAGAAATTAGGACAGATAAAAATGGACAGAGGAAGTAATATTTATATTAAtgatatttaaaataattttataattgtaaAAGTTTGAAGtatatatttgagagtttgactaaaaaatatgactataaatagAAGCTGGTAAGTATTTAAGGACagacgaaaatagaatagagaatagaAATTCTAGTAAGAGGGAGTAATATTTTGGACAATATAGTAGTATATGTGGCGCACATGTTATCATATCATCTGAAAGGAGGCCGCATAAGAACAATCGAGTGACTGCTTTTGTATGGCTAACTTATGCACAATCTATGGTAACTTAAAACTGTCAGCTCCTATTCAACCATTGCTATATCGACACATGCAAATGTTAATATACTTAAGCTTCCCATAAGAGTCCTACATAATGATCCCTTAATATAGTAATGCATAGACCAGTTGGCATTCATATGTATACTACTATATAATTCCTGGATAACTACTTACCAATAACAATCATGTATAACGTACGCTGACTTTTACTGTCATCAGGAATG
The nucleotide sequence above comes from Papaver somniferum cultivar HN1 unplaced genomic scaffold, ASM357369v1 unplaced-scaffold_115, whole genome shotgun sequence. Encoded proteins:
- the LOC113329181 gene encoding wall-associated receptor kinase 2-like; translation: MVLHLLVKFQCFTLLLWLQLASSEILTTGSRVLPKPDCPDKCGSVSIPFPFGVGDGCFIDELFEMICTDGILTSPKAMNQMFDISHISVLEGEMTIQAYIARDCSGSELSEQYDNLAGHIEKFTFSSTKNKFIGIGCDTLAYLGLPGTSSVGTGCLSICSKIADTLDGSCTGVGCCQSSVPAGLSTVIAIVKSVYSTRTPLSFNPCSYAFVIEESSFNFSLSYLRDFKNHGTETVPVVVDWTVGNEACHEAKRNSIRYACGNHTDCIDGGIKSLGYRCNCTKGYAGNPYLQSSTSGGCKDINECEEFCLNGTCKNTDGNYSCTSCHKGYRLNSFGSDCIPDDSKSQRTLYMIVIGAFLGLCLLLVASFWLYWGYRKRKHMKVKEEFFKQNGGLILSRLLDEREDDIESSRNGKGEKKHRSIAKIYTEKELRKATNNYHESQILGQGGFGTVYKGTLPDGDVVAIKKTKVMDRSQNEQFINEIAVLSQINHKNVVQLLGCCLESEVPLLVYEFIANGTLHQHLHGTGSAALSWEDRLRIASEVAGSLAYLHAEASIPIIHRDVKSSNVLLDGEYKAKVSDFGGSRLNPTDQAQLTTVVQGTMGYLDPEYMQSNQLTEKSDVYSFGVLLVELLTGKAVISFARPEEDRNLGSYFLSTMKTNRLFTILDSSLVLNDNERVSSVHGHQQIQQMAELAQKCLRVKGEKRPTMKEVAMALHGLIMMSSSSCPDVLEDEDLINISKEERMLLSESAKLISYTDSISTVGDTSRGILALETEGR